Proteins from a single region of bacterium:
- the tsaD gene encoding tRNA (adenosine(37)-N6)-threonylcarbamoyltransferase complex transferase subunit TsaD, protein MRVLGIESSCDETAAAVYDVSAGLLSNVVSSQVAVHGAYGGVVPELASREHLKSIVPVVGKALSDASTGRGAIDGIAATAGPGLIGSLLVGLCFAKSLAFAWGKPLYGADHLEAHVYAVFLENDVPFPYIALLVSGGHTSLFRVEGWGEMTFLGGTRDDAAGEAFDKAAKMMGLPYPGGVAIDRAGREGDGARFHFPRAWLTRDSADFSFSGLKTALRTFLASPEGKAARTEDVASSFQEAVADVLVGKAIEAAQRERVPRLVLAGGVSANSRLRELAVERGFAAGIATFLPSKALCTDNAAMVALLGERRLSAGVVSGHELTAYAASRFTR, encoded by the coding sequence ATGCGCGTTCTGGGGATCGAGAGTTCCTGCGACGAGACCGCCGCCGCCGTCTACGACGTCTCCGCGGGGCTGCTTTCGAACGTCGTTTCGTCCCAGGTCGCGGTCCACGGCGCTTACGGCGGCGTGGTCCCCGAGCTCGCTTCCCGCGAGCATCTGAAGTCGATCGTCCCGGTGGTCGGGAAGGCGCTGTCCGACGCCTCCACCGGGAGGGGCGCGATCGACGGGATCGCGGCCACGGCGGGGCCCGGGCTCATCGGATCGCTCCTCGTGGGCCTTTGCTTCGCGAAGTCGCTCGCCTTCGCGTGGGGAAAACCGCTCTACGGTGCGGATCACCTCGAAGCGCACGTCTACGCCGTTTTCCTCGAGAACGACGTTCCCTTTCCCTACATCGCGCTGCTGGTGTCCGGCGGCCACACGTCCCTGTTCCGCGTCGAAGGGTGGGGGGAGATGACCTTCCTGGGCGGCACGCGGGACGACGCGGCGGGGGAGGCGTTCGACAAGGCGGCGAAGATGATGGGGCTTCCGTACCCCGGCGGGGTAGCGATCGACCGGGCGGGACGGGAGGGGGACGGGGCGCGGTTCCACTTCCCGCGGGCGTGGCTCACCCGCGACTCGGCGGACTTCTCCTTCTCGGGCCTCAAGACGGCGCTGCGGACCTTCCTCGCCTCCCCGGAAGGGAAGGCCGCCCGGACGGAAGACGTCGCCTCCTCCTTCCAGGAAGCGGTGGCCGACGTGCTGGTCGGGAAGGCGATCGAAGCCGCGCAGCGGGAGCGGGTTCCGCGGCTCGTGCTGGCCGGCGGCGTCTCGGCGAACTCCCGCCTGAGGGAACTCGCGGTGGAACGGGGGTTCGCGGCGGGGATCGCGACGTTTCTCCCCTCGAAGGCGCTGTGCACCGACAACGCGGCGATGGTGGCCCTGCTCGGCGAGCGGCGTCTCTCGGCGGGGGTCGTCTCCGGGCACGAGTTGACCGCCTATGCGGCCTCCCGCTTCACCCGCTGA
- the rsmA gene encoding 16S rRNA (adenine(1518)-N(6)/adenine(1519)-N(6))-dimethyltransferase RsmA, giving the protein MEHPRKALAALGLSPRKSLGQNFLADRNVAGKIVALACSFPPPYLEIGPGLGALTDLLSEAGAPTVAVELDRGLAAHLRERFSGGSVEIVEADFLKVPEREWRSRFPAGGTVVGNLPYSISSPVVLRLIELRDRFPHAVLMLQREVVDRLCAGPGGKEYGILSVYLGVLAQARREFPVRRACFHPPPDVDSAVMLIRFVGDLPEALVAGLRTVVRAAFAQRRKTLRNAPVPFLPGGAAQWSDLLLAAGIDPAGRAEEVPPAAYLALARKFAGM; this is encoded by the coding sequence ATGGAACATCCCCGGAAGGCCCTCGCCGCCCTCGGGCTCTCCCCGCGCAAGTCGCTCGGGCAGAACTTCCTCGCCGACCGGAACGTCGCCGGAAAGATCGTCGCCCTGGCGTGCTCGTTCCCGCCGCCGTACCTCGAGATCGGCCCGGGGCTCGGGGCGCTGACGGACCTGCTTTCCGAGGCGGGAGCGCCCACCGTCGCGGTCGAACTGGACCGTGGGTTGGCGGCGCACCTGCGGGAACGGTTCTCCGGCGGTTCCGTGGAGATCGTCGAGGCCGACTTCCTCAAGGTTCCCGAGCGGGAATGGCGGTCGCGCTTCCCGGCGGGAGGCACGGTGGTCGGGAACCTCCCGTACTCCATCTCCTCCCCCGTCGTCCTGCGGCTGATCGAACTCCGGGATCGGTTTCCCCACGCGGTCCTGATGCTGCAGCGGGAGGTGGTGGACCGACTGTGCGCCGGTCCGGGAGGGAAGGAGTACGGGATCCTCTCGGTCTATCTCGGCGTCCTCGCGCAGGCGCGCAGGGAGTTCCCCGTGCGGCGCGCCTGCTTCCACCCCCCCCCGGACGTCGACTCCGCGGTGATGTTGATCCGTTTTGTCGGGGACCTTCCCGAGGCGCTGGTCGCGGGGCTGCGGACCGTCGTCCGCGCCGCCTTCGCGCAACGAAGGAAGACGCTGCGCAACGCGCCCGTCCCGTTCCTCCCGGGGGGAGCGGCGCAATGGAGCGATCTGCTCCTGGCCGCCGGGATCGATCCCGCCGGCCGCGCCGAGGAGGTGCCCCCCGCCGCGTACCTTGCGCTGGCCCGGAAGTTCGCCGGAATGTAG